The DNA region CAACGACCGCACCACCGACCGCGCCGGTGGTGGCGATGAAGGTGCGCCGACTGGGAGCCGGCGAGGAGTCGCCGGCTCCGGCGGGGGGTGGAACGGCAGACTCGGGGACTTCAGTGGACATGGTTACGCCTTCGCATCGCGGACGGATCACGCCGCGCACAGCGGCACGGCAGGGGCGGGACCGTCGTCGCCGCAGGACCTGGACGACCGTGCGATCACCGTCGCGGCCGGTCATGCCCGGCAGTCTGGCATCGCCAGTGACGCCCGTGGCAGGGAGACTTTCCTCCCCCGATCGTTCCCTCCCCCCAAGGGCCGAGGCGTGGTTACGTCATCTGCGGCGTGGGTGTGGGGGCAAGCAGGACAGCGCTTCCCCGCCGATGACGCCCGCGTCACTGGCGGCCAGGCGACCATGGCAGATGTGCGAGAGAGCCTGTTTCGCGCGAGAAGGCGCGTACTGACCTCGCACGGCGTCGGTGCTCCGGCCGGGTGCCATGACATCGCTTGAGGTCTTCACGCTCTGCGCGTCCGCCGCTGACGCAGCCCGGCGCTGCGACCGTGCGCGCAGCCGGCCTCGTCGGCGTCTGAGTTGCCGAGGCATACGGCTTCGACTCGCCAACCAGCATGGGCTACCTCGACGCCCTGTCCGGGGGCCGTGCCCTGCTCGGGCTCGGCGCGTCTGACTTTGTCCACGAGAACGGGGTTCTGGCACACATTCCGTGAGGACGATCACCGGGGTTCTGACACGGTGACGTCCCGTCAGCTGGGACCGTGGTGCGGTGTGATGACCTCATAGCGGTGCTGTTTCCGCACTTCAGCGCGGTTCTGGTGGAGCGGGTGTTCACGGAGTGCGGTGTGGTGCGCATCGTTGCGAGGACCCTCGATGGCGCTGCTCTGTGCCCGGACTGCGAACTTCCGTCGAATCGTGTGCACAGCTGCTACGAGCGTCGCCTGGCCGATAGTCCGATCGGCGACCAGCCGGTGCTGATCGAGCTGACCGTGCGGCGCTTGTACTGCGGCAACGGCCTGTGCGGGCGTCGTACGTTCGTCGAGCAGGTCGCGGGGCTGACCTTCCGGTACGGGAGACGGACGCCTGCTTCGCGCCGGGTTTTGGAAGCCGTGGCCGTCGCGCTTGCCGGCCGCGCGGGGGCCCGGCTGGCCGTAACACTGCACAGTGCGGTCAGCCGGACGACGCTGCTGCGGCTGCTGATGGCCCTTTCTGATCCCTACTGGGAAGCGCCCAAGGTGCTCGGGGTCGATGATTTCGCCACCCGCCGTGGGCAGCACTACGGGACCGTGCTCATCGACTGCGAGACCCGCAAACCGCTCGCCCTGCTGCCAGGACGGGACGCGGGGACGCTGGCCACATGGCTGCGTGAGCATCCCAGGATCGAGGTGATCTGCCGGGATCGTGCCGGCTCCTACGCTGAGGGCGCCCGCGTTGGGGCCCCACAGGCAGTCCAGGTCGCTGACCGCTTTCACCTGTGGCAGAACCTTGGCACCGCGGTGGAACAGTGCGTGCGCCAGCCCACCGTTTGCCTGCGGTCACCCGGCTCCGGCCTGGGTGAACTGCCGGATATTGAACCGCCGTCGGGAAGGGAGATGTCGCCGATCGAAGCCCGTGTCCGTGAACGTCACGCCATCGTCCACGCGCTCCTCCACCAGGGCCATGGCATTCGAGAGATCTCTCGCGAGTTGCACATGGGTGGAAACACGGTCCGCCGATGCGCTCGCGCGGCAACTCCTGAGGAGTTACTCGGCGGCCGACAGCAACCTCGGCCAAGCCAGCTCGACCCCTACAAGTCCCACCTGGACAAACGCTGGGCAGAAGGGGGCACCAATGCGATCCAGCTCCACTCCGAGCTCCAGGGCCTCGGCTACCGCGGCAGCTACCAGATCATCAGCGACTATCTACGGCCACGACGCCGACGCCGTATCCGCGTCGTCGGGCCCGCGCCACCAGGACTCCGACAAGTCACTGGGTGGATCATGCGTCACCCCGACCGGCTCTCGGAGAGTGAGGGAAAACAGCTGACCGAAGTCTTTACCCGTTGCCCGGAGCTCGAGGCGGCCCACCGCCTCGTCCGCAGCTTCGCTGCCATCCTCACCACTCGCACCGGCCAGCATCTGAAGGACTGGGTCGTCAGCGCGCGAGCCGAGGAGCTTCCGGGCCTCCACTCTTTCGCCACCGGCCTGGAGAAGGACTGGGGCGCCGTCGTCCAGGGCCTGACGAGTCACTGGAACTCCGGCCCCGTCGAAGGCCGGGTCAACCACATCAAGATGGTCAAGCGCCAGATGTTCGGCCGCGCCAAGCTCCCGCTCCTCCGTAAACGGGTACTTCTCACCGCCGCCCGATGACTGCCCTGGTCAGGCAGGACGAAGCCGTCGGAGTACGTACTCCGACGGCCAGCAGAGGGCTCGAACAACCACGTTGGTGACGACGAAGTATCCCGGGCTCACCCAACCGTCCTCTTTGCTCACAAGGCCCGAGCCGTCTTCGCGGTAGTAGCGACGCAACATACGGCGGCGCAACGGAGTCCCAGCCACGAACAGGACTGGAGCGGCAATGACTGCACCGACCATCACGGCGAGTCGGACTGCCTGGATCCGGGCGACGCTCTCCATCCGCATCGCTCCAGTCTGCCGATCAAAAGAGACTCGTCCACCGTTCTCACGGAATGGATGCTGTTGGTGATCTCCGGGCGGCAGGGTGAGGTTCCGCGGGGTCTTGCTGTTGGGTTCTGGGGTGTGCTGCGCTGGTGGCGCGGGGCGGATCGAGCGGTCGAAGGGGTGGCCGCAGTGTCGATGGGTGTGGGTTCGGGGCGGTCGATTCCGGCGTTGACGGTCCGGATGGCGCGGGCGAGTAATCCGCGGGGCACGCCGGCGATGTGGGTACGGGACCGGTTGGATGAGCTGTTCGTGGACGATGACTTCGCCGACTGGTTCCCGGCCGATGGGCGGCGGGGTCTGTCGCCGGCACGGCTGGCGATGGTGTCAGTGCTGCAGTATGCGGAGAATTTGACCGATCGCCAGGCTGCCGAGGCGGTCCGGTGCCGACTGGACTGGAAGTATTGTCTCGCGATGGATCTCGATGATCCGGGTTTCGACTTCTCTGTGCTCAGCGAGTTCCGAGACCGCATGGCCCAGGGCGATCGGGCCGACCGGTTGCTGGCACTGATGGTGGATCATCTCGTGGCTGCCGGGCTGGTCAAGCGACGTGGCGGCCGGGTACGGACGGACTCGACCCACGTGCTGGCCGCAGTGCGGACGCTGAACAGGACCGAGCTCGTCGCCGAGACCCTGCGGGCCGCGCTGGAGCAACTCACCCTCGAAGATGAGGAATGGCTGGCGCCACTGGTCCTGCCGGCCTGGGCAGACCGTTACGGGCGTCCGGCCTTCTACCACCGGCTTCCCAAGGGCAAGGCAGCACTGGAGGAGCACGCGCTGCAGGTCGGCGAGGACGGCATCTGGCTGCTGCGAGCCGTGTTCGGTGACGATGCCCCACCGCGGCTGCGGACACTGGTGCAGATCGAGATCCTGCGTCAGGTGTGGGTGCAGCAGTACTGGCACGACGCCGAGGGCCGGCTGCGGTGGCGGAGCCCGAAGTCCACCAAAGACCGGCTGAGCCGACGCAACGTGCCCCGCCGCGCGGACCTGCCGCCGACGACGGACGGGCGGCCGGATCCTGCCACGGCCTGTGTCCCATGGGCCAGCGTCGAGATTGTTTCCCCCTACGATCCGCAAGCCCGATACAGCCGGAAGGTCACTGCGGCCGGCACGAAGAATTGGATCGGTTATCGCGATCACCAGAGCGAGATCTGCAGCGAGAGCGGGCCGAACGTCATTGTGCAGGTGATGACCAGGCCCGCTCCTGAGCAGGACATCGATGTGCTCGAGGACATCCATCAGCGTCTGGTCCGACAGCAGTTCACGGATCTGGAACACTTCGTCGACGCCGGATATGTCACGCCTGAGTCCATCGACCAGGCTGCCCGCGTCCACGGAATCGCCTTGACCGGGCCGGTCCGCGCCGACCCCCGAGCCCAGGACCACCCCGGCTTCACGAAGGCCGACTTCATCCCCGACTGGCAGGCCCGCACCCTGACCTGTCCCCGCGGAATCACCAGCCACCCGTGGAAGCCCACCCTCGGCGACCAGCATGAGCGGCTCTCTGTGCTGTTTCCCAAACCTGCCTGCCGGACATGCGAAGACCGGCTCGCCTGCACCGGAAATACCGACGGCCGCGCTCGCCACATCACCCTCCTGCCCCAGCGTCTGCAGGAGATCCAGACCCGGGTCCGGCACGAGCAGGACACCGAGCAGTGGCAGCGCCGCTACGCGCTACGCGCCGGATGCGAGGCCACCGTCTCCGAAACAGTCCACGCGCACGGTCTCCGCCACTGCCGCTACCGAGGGACAGCAAAGACTCACGTCCAGCATGTCCTCACCGCTGCCGGAGCCAACGTCATCAGGCTCAGCCAATGCGGCTCGCCCGGCAGCGAACCGCCGACCCGAGCCAGGCCAGTTAGCAGATTCCGGCAATTCTGCCGAGACTTGAGCGTCTAGAGATCACCAACAGCATCCGGAATGTGTGCCAGAGCCCGAGAACGGACGGCAGATGTTCACCACTTCGGGAGGCACCACTTGCCGCCTCTGTTCGATTACGGCAGTTCCGATGAGTGAGTACCGGCGTCCCCTGCCAGTCGGCCAGTGCTCTGACCGCATAGGTTCGCCGGAGTAGTGGTCGTATCGGTTGGATGGGCGGTGACGTCCGTTTCGACCGTGGGGGTGTGGTGGCCGAGCCTGTGCGGGTGCGCAGACTGACCGAACAGGAAGGGCAGAAGCTGCAGCAGGTCGTGTGCCGGGGCAGTACCAGTTCGGTGCGCTACCGGCGGGCGATGATGCTGCCGGAGTCCGCCGGCGGGAACCGTGTCCCCGTGATCGCCCAGTTGGTCCAAGCCGACGAGGACACGGTGCGGGAGGTGATCCACCGGTTCAACGAGATCGGACTGGCTTGCCTGGACCCTCGATGGGCGGGAGGCCGTCCCTGCCAACTCAGCACTGGAGACGAAGACTTCGTCATCCAGACGGCCACCACCCGCCCCACCAGGCTCGGCCAGCCCTTCACCCGCTGGTCGATTCGCAAACTCGCCGCCTACCTGCGCCGCGTCCACGGACACGGCATTCGCATCGGCCGGGAAGCCCTACGGTGCCTGCTCCGGCGCCGCGGCATCACCTTCCAGCGAACCAAGACCTGGAAGGAATCCCCTGACCACGAACGCGCCGCCAAGCTCGACCGCATCGAGAAGGTGCTGGAACGTTTCCCGGACCGGGTCTTCGCCTTCGACGAGTTCGGGCCCCTGGGGATCCGCCCCACCGTGGGCTCCTGCTGGGCGAAGCAGGGCAAATCCCACCGGCTGCCGGCGACCTACCACCGGACTCACGGAGTCACCTACTTCCACGGCGGCTACTCCGTCGGCGACGACCGGTTGTGGGGTGTCGACCAGCGCCGCAAAGGCACCGCCACCACCCTGGCCGCGCTGAAGTCGATCCGCGCCGCCCGACCCGACGGCGCATCCACCTACATCATCCTGGACAACCTCTCCGCCCACACCGGTCAGGACATCCGCCGCTGGGCGAAGAAGAACAAAGGTCGAGCTGTGCTTCATCCCGACCTACGCCTCCTGGGCCAACCCGATCGAGGCCGACTTCGGCCCACTGCGCCAGTCCACCCTGGCCAACCGCCACCACCGCAGCCATCCCGCGCAAACCAGGGCCCCGCACCGCTATCTCTGCTGGCGCAACGCCAACGCCCGCCATCCCGACGTGCTCGCCGCTCAGCGCAGGGAACGCGTCCGCATCCGCAGGGAGAAGGGCATCCGCTGGGGCGGGCGCCCTCTTAAAACCGCAGTCTGATCCATCCGGCGAAGACCGGGCCCGCCCGCGCAGGCTCGGATCGGTGCGGCAGCAACGGGTCCGCCGACTCTTCTGAATGCCCAGCAGCTGAAAATCTGTTGCGGAGTCGTCTGAGCACCCGATACCCAGCATCGAGACGACAAGGAGCACATGATGACGACCCGTCTGGGTTCACTGAACGAGTTCTGCTGGATGGACCTCAAAACCCGCGACTTAGCCGGCACCGCCACCTTCTTCTCGAAGACGCTGGGCTGGCGCTTCGCGGTGGACGAGAAGGACTGGCGCAGGGCCACCAAGATAGCCATCGATGGCCACCTGATCGGCGGTGTGAGCGACTTGGCAAACACGGTCTACCCACCGGGAACACCCGCCCACATCGCCTACTATTTGGCAGTCGACGACGTCGATCGCCGTGCCGAAGCGGCAGTGGTGAATGGCGCACGCCTTGTAGTGCCTCCCTTCGACGCGGGCGATCAGGGCCGCATGGCGACATTGATCGATCCGCTCGGTGCCGCCTTCTCGCTGTGGCAGCCGCGCCACTTCACCGGATGGAAGTTTCCGCCCCACTTGGCGAGCGCTCCGCACCGCATGGTCCTGGCCTGCGATCAGCCTGACAAAGCCCGTCACTTCTACGGGGAGACGACTGGCGCCCCTCTGATCTGCGCCGATTTCATCGCCACACGGGGACCCAGCGCATCCGCCCCGCAGTGGGAACTTGCGGTCGAGGTCGGTGATCTGGACGGCGTCGTCGCCCGCGCACACGACCATGGCCACGCTTCGGTCACCTGGTCCGAAGAGACCGGTCGCCGTGTTGTGCGGTTGAGCAGCCGAGAAGGACTGACATTCCAGGTTCGCCGCTAGGAGCAGTGACTCGGTCATCGACCAAGCGGTGCGTCGGACACGAGTCGCCACCCTCAGCCAAGGACACCCAGATCTCACGATGTCTCCACCCACGCGGTGGCCTTCGTAAGGAGATCGTGCAGGGTGTTGGCGATGCGCGGACACAGCGCCAACACCCGCCACCCTGATGTGCTCGCCCCCAGCGCAAGAACCGCGCTCGCATAAGCGAGAAAGGCACCCGCTGGGGCCGCCCCCTCAAAACCGCAGTCCGACCCAACCCGGCGAACCTATGCGGTCAATGCACTAGATGATCTATTCCAAGGGGTTCAGTGGTTCGTTCGTCGAGCGTGGATACCGCTCGCCCACGGTCAGGCGCTGTCCGGTGCTGCGGATACCAGTCGTGCCGCTGGTGGTAGTGGTGCGTGCTGAGGGCAGGCTTCGAACGCCTGGATCGCCAACCCTGCGAAGCGTCGGGAGGCCATGACCTGGGTGTCGGTCGATCTGGTGTGGATCCCCTTGTTGGCCATGAGGATGAGAATGAGGTCGTCCAGGACGAAGTCGGACCGCAGGTGCCCTGCGTCCTTGGCCCGCTGGGCCAGTCCGGCGACCGCTTTCACCGTGTACTCACGGCCCGCGACATCCGGCGCCCCTGGGAAGGTCGACATGAAGGCTTCGCTGAAACCTCGATCCCGCGCGTGCAGCTCACAGATCTTCTCGATCACCAGGCAAAGGCCACGCCACGGATCGGGATCGGCGCACCCGTCGTCGACGATGGTGCGACATGCGCGCAACTGGTCCGCGAAGGCTTCGGTGGCCAGCACCTGCTTGGTCGGGAAATGACGGTACAAGGTGGCAGGTCCGACCCCCGCGCACCGCGCGATCTCCCGCATCGGCACGTCCAGGCCGTCGGCGGAAAACAGTGCTCGGGCCGCGTCGAGGATGCGCTCGCGGTTGTCCAGCGCGTCGGAACGCAGGGTGTGAGGCAATCGGTCGGTCATGCTCTCACTTTACCTAAACGGACGGGGGCGTCCGTTAGCGTTCAAGACGTAGCAGCTCACCGAGATCATCGGGGCGCACAGCACCGGGACCGAACCCCAGCCGCGCCGTGAACCGTCGGCGGCGGGTACTGAGCCGACGGCATTTGATCGGCCCGAGAACATGGGAGACGACATTGAAGGCAATCGCGATCCAGACGTACGGAGGTCCTGAAGGTCTGGCTGTTGTCGACCTGCCGGCTCCCGCACCTGCTGCCGGACAGGTGGTGATAGCCGCCGAGGCCGTGGGCGTCGGTGGAGTCGACGCCGTGATCCGAAGCGGGGCCCTGGCAGCTTACGGCTTCAAGGAGGGCCACATCCCGGGCAGCGAGGTGGCGGGCACCGTGACCGCGGTCGGTGACGGCGTCGACGCCTCGTGGATCGGCGGGCGGGTGTGGGGCTTCACCGGAACCGGCGGAGGATACGTCGAACAGGCCCTCGCGCCGGTCGAGGAGATCGTTCCCCTGCCCGTGAACCTGTCCGCAGTCGATGCGGTGACACTCGGCAGTTCCGGCGTGGTGGCCCACTTCGGGCTCCGCCACGCCCACTTCGCTCCCGGGGAGACGGTCCTGGTCCGTGGCGCGGCCGGCAGCATCGGGATCATGGTGGTGCAACTCGCCGCTCGCGGCGGCGCCGCCGCGGTGGCGGTTACCACCTCCTCGGCCGAGCGCGGTGAGCGACTGCGACGTCTCGGCGCGACCCACGTGCTAGACCGCTCCGGCGAAGGAGGGGAACAAGCTCCCGCAGGCTATGACGTCATCATCGACGTGGTGGCCGGCAAGGACATGCCGTCGTTCTTCGACCGGCTCAACCCGAACGGCCGCATGGTGGCTGTGGGCGCTGTCGCAGGCCAGCCACCGGCGGACTTCGGCACGAAGATCATGGCGGCGTTCCAGAAGTCGATGTCCTTCGCCGCTTTCAGCGCAGCCACCGTCACCGGAGCCGACCGGCGTGCCGTGCGGAGCGAGCAGTTCGCCGCAGCGAGCCGCGGCGAGATCGAAACAGTGGTGCACGAGGTGCTGCCACTGGACGCAGCCATGCTGGCGCACCAGAAGATGTACACGGGCGAGGTCTTCGGCAGGATCGTGCTGACACCGTAGTCGAGGGTATCCACGCCGGGCTTCCCACGGTCCCCTGCGCAGTCGCGGCGAGGGAGTCCAATGTCGATGCGTGAAGACAGAGTTGGACTCCCTCGCGACCGCGCTCTACGTGAAGACCGATGATCTGCTGAAGGGTTCGCCGCCGTTCGGGCCATGGCGGCCAGCCGTGGGCATTGCGCCGCAGCTCAGCGACGCCGAGCTGGTGACCCTGGCGATGATGCAGGCCATGCTCAGCTTCACCTCCGAGGCGCGGTGGCTGCAGCACGCTCATGCCCACCTGCGGCACCTCTTCCCCTACCTGCCCAAGCAGCCCGGCTACAACAAGCGCCTGCGCGAGTCCGCAGACCTCGTCCGCCACGTGACCCGCATGCTGGCCCGGGACACCACGTTGTGGAGCGACGACGTATGGGTCGTGGACTCCACGCCGGTTGAGTGCGGCCGTTCCCGTGAGACCGTCAGGCGCTCCGACCTGGCCGGATGGGCCCAGTACGGGTGCTGCGCCAGTCACACGCGTTACTTCTGGGGACTGCGGCTGCACCTGGTCTGCGCACTGCACGGCCTGCCCGTCGCCTTCGCGCTGACCGGAGCCAAGGCCGACGAACGCGAGACCCTGCTGGACCTGCTCGACGGGGAGTCCCAGCTCACCACAGAGCGCCCTGGCCAGACGCTGATCGGCGATAAGAACTACTTCGGCCACGAGTTCGAACAACGGCTATCCGAGCTGGGTGTCCGGCTGCTGCGGCCGGCCCGCATAGGCGAGACCGAGCGGCCCGGATCGCATCTGTTCAAACCGCTGCGGCAGGTCATCGAGTCGATCAACAAAACCTTCAAGGGTCAACTCGACCTCGAACGGCACCGCGGCCGCACTCCCGGCGGAGTGGCCGTCCGCGTCCTGCAACGCATCCTCGCCCTCACCGCCGCAACTGGCACAACGACCACACCTACCAGCCAGTCCTGCGCGCCTTGACCGCCTAGGACCACTAAACCCCTTGGAATCGATCATCTAGGGTCCGTCTTCAAAGATCATCGGATGGTGGATCATGGCGGGGTGATACGTCGTCATGAACTCACTGATCAGGAGTGGGAGTTACTCGCTCCGCTGATACCGCGGCCGCGACGGTCCGTCCACGTGTGAAGGACCGACAGGTCGTCAACGGGATGGTCTACAAGATCCGGACCGGGATCTCCTGACGCGGCACCCGTGGCGGAGGTGGGAGGAGATCGATCCAGAGGAGGCGGCAGCCCGCGGCATCCACGCTCCGGTCCACGCCTTGTCCGGCGGCCCACCCGGCACCATCGTCACCGCACCCGGGGATACCCGCGGCACCGTGCTCGTTCCGGAGCGGGCTGGCGGCTAGATGACAGGCCGTGCGTCTTCAGCCCTGGAATGACCCCTTGGCCTGAATGAACTCCCGTTCAGCAGACCATGCCCGCCGAAGAACTCCGAACAAAAGCGGTGGGCTTGACCTGGTCTGAGGCCGGTGTTGTGCACGGGGCCGCCGAATATCGGGACGCGGTCAGCCGCGTAATCGCACGCGATAAACCTGGCGACGTCGGCGATCATCCCCGGGATACTGGTCGCCCATGGATGAGGTCAAAGTCGTCGTCGCCCATTCCGAGCGCGCGACTCTGCGCGTCGGTGACGTGTTCTTGAAGGTGGACGCCGATCAGGCGCGCATCGACGTCGAGGTCGAGGCGATGTCCCTCGCGCCGGTCCCGACCCCGGAGGTCCTGTGGCGCAAACCGCCCGTGCTCGCGATCACCGCACTCCCAGGAGCGACGCTTGGGCGCCTCGGCGGGCCGTCGACCGGGTCGCCGGCGGGGTGGGCCGCGGCAGGCGCCGCCATCCGGAAGCTGCACGAATCGCCCGTGCCGCCCATGCCGGGCCGGGCCGGCCGGAGCATCGTCGCGCTGGCGGCGGAACTCGACGACGAGTGCGAGTCGCTCGTGACGAACGGTGTCCTGCCCGCTGACCTGGTCACTCGTAACCGCCAGGTCGCCGAGGCCGCGCTCAGGCCGTGGACTCCGGTGTTCACACACGGCGACCTGCAGATCGCGCACGTTTTCGTCGACGGCGACGAAGTCACCGGCATCATCGACTGGTCCGAGGCGGGCCAGGGTGATGCCCTGTACGACCTCGCCACCTTCACACTCGGACACGAGGAGCACCTCGACGACGTCATCGCCGGCTATGGCACCGACATCGACCTCGACGTGATCCACGCGTGGTGGTCGTTGCGAAGCCTGCTGGCAGTTCGCTGGCTGATCGAGCACGGCTTCGACCCCTTCGCGCCGGGCTGTGAGGTCGACGTGCTCAGATCCCGGATGTGAGGCTGCGCGGGCCCAGGCCGGAGCCGTGCCCGGTGCTACGCCGGGTGAGCGAGCAATGTGCGGAGTGATCTGGAACCGGCGGACCGTGTCCCAGCAGACCTCGTGGTCATAGCCGCGGTCGGCGTACAGACTCCTGGGGAGGCACAGTGGCTGGCCGCGCTTACCGCGGATCGGCGGGACGGCCTGGATCAGCGGGATCAGTTGGGTGACGTAGTTGCGGTTGCCGCCGGTGGTGCTTGCCGCGAGCGGGATGGAGTGCGCCCCGACGATCAGGTGGTGCTTGCTGCCGTACCGACCCTGCCCCGGTCTCAGGAGCTGGGCTTCGGCTTGGGGATGACCTGCTGGCGACGGCTTCGGGACTGGAACGAGGCCGGTATATGGCAGCGCTTGCCCGAGCTGCCTCGCACCTCCTTCAGCCAGCATCAAAGAGAACTGACACGCCGTCACGCCCAGAGGTCCAGAAGCCCCTTCTCGTTGCGTGGGACCGCTGTCAGCCGAAGTCGTCGGGGATGATGCGGAGTTTTTGTGCGATGCGGGCGAGGGCCTTCTGGTCGGTCGTGTTGAGCGAGTCGAGGACGATGCGGCGTACGGCGCGCAGGTGTGTGGGCGCTGCCAGGTGCACGATGTCGAAGCCGGCGTCGGTGAGTTCGGCGAGGGTGTAGCGGCCGTCGGCCGGGTCGGGTGTCCGCAGGACCCAGCCGCGCCGTTCACAGCGTTTGGTGACGTTGGACAGGCGGGAGAGCGACCCGCTGGCGAGGAAGGCGAGTTCTCCCATCCGCAGCTTGCGCTGCGGAGCCTCGGAGAGGTGGCTGAGCACGAGGTACTCGAACAGGGTGAGGCCGTGTTCCTGCCGCAGCGGCGACTCCAGCTTGCCGGGCAGCAGCAGGACAAGGGAGATCAGCCCCGTCCACGCCGCCTTCTCCTGCTCGTCGAGCCACCGCAGCTCCGCGTCGTCCTCGTGTTCGACCGTGCCACTCATGGGCTCTCCCGTGCTTCTCATGGATCTTCCCGCCCTCCGGCGAAGTCCGCCATCACTTTACGCTTGAAGTCATCGTGTGCTAGTTTTACTTTACGCGTGAACTCACGCGAGAGGAAACGCACTCCCCTACGGACAGAAAGAGGAAGCATCATGAGCACCGTCACCTTCGGCGTCGTTCCGGGCTACGGCGAGAAGCTGTACGAGAGCCTCGGCTACAGCGGGGCCGTCCGCGTCGGCGACCGGGTCGAGATCTCCGGCCAGGCCGGGGTGGATGACGACCTGGTCATCCCGGACTCACTGGAGGACGAGATCATCCAGGCCTTCGACAACGTGGAGCGCACGCTCGCCACGGTCGGCGCGACATGGAAGGACGTCATCCACGTCAACTCCTACCACAAGGTCGCAGCCGGAGATGACGTCATCGGCGACGACCACAACTCGGTCATGGCCGAGCAGTTCCGCCGTCGCCTCGACGGCCGCGCGCCGATCTGGACCGAGACCGGAGTCACGGTCCTCGGCCTCGCCGCCATGCGCGTGGAGATCCGCGTCACCGCCATCGTCGGCTCCGGAAACTGAACCAACACCTCCAGCGACCGAACCGCAACCACCAAAAACTGACCCGCACCTCTTCGCGGCAGGCGGTCACACCGAAACCGGGGCAGCGTCCTGATCGCTCGACCGGGCGCGCCAGAACCGCTGCCTGCTCTCACCTCGGCGCCTGAGCGCCTTCTCATTCCGATGCCCGCGGAAACGGGCAGACTTCGGCGCCCTTCCCCGGCGGGACCCCGCACTGACGCCTGGACGAAGAAGACGCCCTGATCAAGCGACGTCAGCAACCGCGGTCGATTCAAGGAACTCGAGCCGATTGCCCAGCTTCTCGAACGTATAGAAGCGATCGCGTCCAGGAAAGTTGTCATCCCAGGTGACGCTCATTCCGTTGTCTTCCATCCGTTTGGCGAGCGCCTGGAGCGAGGTCACAAGGATGCCCGGATGCGCCTTCCGGTTCGGGCGGAAATCCTCTTC from Streptomyces sp. NBC_00258 includes:
- a CDS encoding glyoxalase → MGTLGYSLDGLHHVQLAIPPGAEETCREFWRDVLGMTELEKPPVLATRGGCWFRGGGLEVHLGVEEDFRPNRKAHPGILVTSLQALAKRMEDNGMSVTWDDNFPGRDRFYTFEKLGNRLEFLESTAVADVA